From a single Rutidosis leptorrhynchoides isolate AG116_Rl617_1_P2 chromosome 5, CSIRO_AGI_Rlap_v1, whole genome shotgun sequence genomic region:
- the LOC139848995 gene encoding uncharacterized protein: MYEHCFIQLPDRVKEKLKDTFVPLASFANDLSWSEGSVVLEVVLGKTPFKRTAHIEFLVVKANSQYNVILGRSAMMAFGAVTSTVHGMMKFPTSAGIATLYAERRRPIECVQINRTVVNPIIHEDGSISPNPEFPDHKIIIGNTITKETKEKLYKILATNLDVFAWQDSDMTGVPRHVAEHKLGVNPNIPPVYQKKRGMAPDRTKFLKEEVKKLVDAGILRKVKYQTWVANPVMVRKPDNSWRMCVEFIDLNKACPKDNYPLPEID, encoded by the coding sequence atgtatgaacattgttttATACAACTACCGGACAGAGTTAAGGAAAAGCTAAAGGACACATTTGTTCCCTTAGCAAGCTTTGCTAATGATCTGTCATGGTCAGAAGGAAGCGTAGTTTTAGAAGTCGTATTGGGAAAAACGCCATTTAAAAGAACTGCTCATATTGAATTTTTGGTTGTAAAAGCAAATTCGCAGTATAATGTCATTTTAGGACGATCAGCCATGATGGCATTCGGAGCTGTGACGTCAACGGTACACGGAATGATGAAATTCCCCACATCGGCTGGCATTGCCACGTTGTACGCTGAACGGAGAAGACCAATAGAATGTGTACAAATAAACAGAACAGTTGTTAACCCAATCATTCATGAAGATGGGTCAATATCACCAAATCCAGAGTTTCCAGATCATAAAATCATAATTGGAAACACAATAACAAAAGAAACAAAAGAAAAGCTTTACAAAATCTTAGCCACAAATTTGGATGTTTTTGCATGGCAAGATTCTGATATGACTGGAGTACCACGTCATGTGGCTGAACATAAGCTTGGTGTGAATCCTAATATTCCACCAGTGTATCAGAAGAAAAGAGGCATGGCTCCAGATCGAACAAAATTTCTCAAAGAAGAAGTTAAAAAATTGGTGGATGCTGGAATATTGAGGAAAGTAAAATACCAGACATGGGTAGCAAACCCGGTTATGGTAAGAAAGCCAGATAATTCATGGAGGATGTGTGTAGAGTTCATAGATttaaataaagcatgtccaaaagaCAATTATCCTTTACCAGAAATTGATTGA